Proteins from a single region of Bacteroidota bacterium:
- a CDS encoding YceI family protein: protein MRRIILLLFLIHATANAQINSLYYTNTGKISFKSESKQELIAASSDEMQGIIDEEKKTFVFKVKIRTFNGFNSALQQEHFNEKFLESEKFPQATFMGKIIEDIDLKKDGVFEIRAKGKLWIHGVENERIIRSEVTIKNGIINIQSHFTVALSDHNIKVPKVVHEKVSSEISVEISAQLKKKTAN, encoded by the coding sequence ATGCGTAGAATTATTTTACTTTTATTTCTGATCCATGCCACTGCCAATGCGCAGATAAATTCGCTCTATTATACAAACACAGGTAAGATCTCTTTTAAATCGGAATCCAAGCAAGAATTGATTGCGGCAAGTTCTGATGAAATGCAAGGCATCATCGATGAAGAGAAAAAAACTTTTGTATTCAAGGTTAAGATCAGAACATTTAATGGCTTTAACAGTGCATTACAACAGGAGCATTTTAATGAAAAGTTTTTAGAGTCAGAAAAATTTCCTCAGGCTACATTTATGGGCAAGATCATCGAAGACATAGATCTTAAAAAAGATGGAGTTTTTGAGATCAGGGCAAAAGGGAAATTATGGATTCATGGAGTGGAGAATGAAAGAATTATCAGATCAGAGGTTACGATAAAAAACGGAATTATTAATATCCAGTCACATTTCACAGTAGCTTTATCTGATCACAATATAAAAGTACCAAAAGTTGTGCATGAAAAAGTATCAAGTGAGATCAGTGTCGAGATATCAGCACAACTGAAGAAAAAAACTGCAAATTGA
- a CDS encoding 3-deoxy-D-manno-octulosonic acid transferase → MQIIYSLAIRSYYFTIAIAALFGNSKAKLWISGRRKWHKILEEKLAGYSGKERFWFHCASLGEFEQGRALIEKVRKEFPDAFILLTFFSPSGYEIRKNYPDVNFVCYLPLDTKRNAKQFVRILNPSKTIFIKYEFWYNYINELSKAGKPLFIASAIFRPQQVFFKWYGTFFRSILKKITHIFLQDNNSMRLLSDLGVNNCSITGDTRFDRVYKIAHETKPIPAIEQFLGNQNSIVAGSTWPDDEEILLQIFHSLDDNNLKLILVPHEVSEQRILQLKDKIIRQANSKGVALYSDKILNRNSSIMIVDTIGLLSSVYKYATLTWIGGGFNNGIHNSLEAAAHGKPVFFGPEYQKFREAHDLIGIQSAFSVKNPIDGKRLMQKLLLDKSLLEKTGQLSSDYVQKNTGATEKIFFHIFQKSEERKKPGAQQIIEY, encoded by the coding sequence ATGCAGATCATTTATAGCCTGGCCATTCGGAGTTATTATTTTACAATAGCCATTGCTGCTTTGTTTGGAAATAGTAAGGCCAAATTATGGATCAGCGGTCGCAGGAAATGGCATAAAATTCTCGAAGAAAAACTTGCCGGCTATTCAGGTAAAGAACGGTTCTGGTTTCACTGTGCTTCATTAGGCGAATTTGAACAAGGAAGAGCATTGATTGAAAAAGTCAGAAAAGAATTTCCGGACGCATTTATTTTGCTGACCTTCTTCTCCCCTTCCGGTTACGAAATCAGAAAAAATTATCCGGATGTAAACTTCGTCTGCTACTTACCTTTGGATACTAAAAGAAATGCCAAACAATTTGTAAGAATTCTGAATCCATCGAAAACAATTTTTATAAAGTATGAATTCTGGTACAACTATATAAATGAACTTTCAAAAGCCGGCAAACCACTATTTATAGCATCAGCTATATTCAGGCCGCAGCAGGTCTTTTTTAAATGGTATGGAACTTTTTTCAGAAGTATTTTGAAAAAGATCACCCATATCTTTTTACAGGATAATAATTCAATGCGGCTATTATCAGACCTGGGTGTAAACAATTGTTCTATAACAGGAGATACTCGTTTTGACAGGGTTTACAAAATTGCTCATGAAACAAAACCGATACCGGCAATTGAACAATTTCTCGGAAACCAAAACTCAATTGTTGCAGGCAGTACCTGGCCCGATGATGAAGAAATACTTTTACAAATTTTTCACTCATTAGACGACAACAATTTAAAATTGATCCTGGTTCCGCATGAAGTTTCCGAACAACGAATATTACAACTGAAAGATAAAATTATCCGTCAGGCAAATTCAAAAGGTGTAGCATTGTATTCAGATAAAATTCTGAATAGAAATTCTTCGATTATGATCGTTGATACAATAGGGCTTCTTTCCTCAGTATATAAATACGCTACACTGACATGGATTGGCGGTGGATTTAACAATGGGATACATAATAGTCTGGAAGCTGCTGCCCATGGCAAACCAGTTTTCTTTGGACCGGAATATCAAAAGTTCAGAGAAGCACACGATCTGATCGGTATTCAGAGCGCTTTCAGTGTAAAGAATCCAATTGATGGAAAACGATTAATGCAAAAGTTATTACTCGATAAGTCATTGCTGGAAAAGACTGGTCAATTATCATCCGATTATGTCCAAAAAAATACTGGTGCAACAGAAAAGATTTTCTTTCATATTTTCCAAAAATCAGAAGAAAGAAAAAAGCCGGGAGCACAACAAATTATTGAATATTGA